One Denticeps clupeoides unplaced genomic scaffold, fDenClu1.1, whole genome shotgun sequence DNA segment encodes these proteins:
- the LOC114776063 gene encoding kinetochore scaffold 1-like — protein sequence MDPTETLRFDFEPAGSSRRRISSILKAPRPSTRLSDSDQKEVQAENVRPTEKRRNSRRVSFASKNDIRLFANNERGAPPVRSPLQDVFTSGTDPESTKGIYIHEDGTQPVSGMDDLLMAPLHVSQLNNKVRFFTDPTAQGDQTKVFDAEEDAYMDMTHCHTIVIDKDSNLK from the exons ATGGATCCCACCGAAACCCTGAGATTCGA TTTTGAACCTGCTGGGTCAAGCAGAAGGAGGATTTCATCG ATTTTAAAAGCACCTCGCCCTTCCACCAGACTCTCTGACTCAGACCAGAAAGAGGTTCAG gcTGAGAATGTCAGGCCAACAGAAAAAAGGCGGAATTCACGTAGGGTCAGCTTTGCCTCCAAAAATGACATTCGTTTGTTTGCAaa TAATGAAAGAGGTGCGCCTCCTGTACGGAGTCCTTTGCAAGATGTTTTCACCAGCG GAACAGATCCTGAGAGCACAAA GGGCATCTATATTCATGAGGATGGGACTCAGCCCGTTTCTG gcATGGATGACCTGTTAATGGCACCCCTTCACGTCTCACAGCTAAACAACAAG GTCAGGTtcttcactgaccccactgcACAGGGAGATCAGACGAAGGTTTTTGATGCAGAAGAAGATGCCTACATGGACATGACCCACTGTCACACTATTGTTATTGACAAGGACTCAAACCTAAAATGA